From Pseudomonas sp. G2-4:
CACGCAATTGCTGGAACGCATGGACAGCCGCCTCGAACCCCAGGCCACCGAGCAGGGCAGCCACTTCAGTTTTCGCCTGCAACTTAAATGCGCCGAGGAACACGACCTCGAAAACGGCATTGTCGATAACAACGCCACGCCGTTTGACGGCACGGGCAAGCACGTCCTGCTGGTGGACGACATCGAGCAGAACAGCGAATGGCTCTATGACCTGCTGGCCGGCTACGGTTTTGACGTGCGCATGGCGGCCAACGGCGAAGACGCCTTGGCCTGCCTGGCGCAACAGCCGTTTGACCTGATGATCAGCGACCAGATGATGCCCGGCATGGACGGCTGGGAATTGCTACGACAGGTGCGCGAGCGCTGGCGCCACCTTCCCGTGCTGCTGTATTCGGCGGTACCGCCACGCAGGCCGCAAGGTTATCCAGAGGATCTGGAATTTAATGCGGCACTGCTCAAGCCCGCCGACAGCCGCGAATTGCTGGCGTGGGTCAAGGCCCTGGCCTGCCCGGACACGGCGCGTCGCATGCTGGCTCGGGAGTTCTAGCATGCCGGATCGGGTTTACCGGCTGCTGTTGATCGCCAGCCTTTCAGCGTGGCCTTGGGCGTCGGTGAATGCCGGCCAGGAGGCGCCCGGTGCCCTCACGCTTGACGAAACCACGGTGACGGCTCGACGCCGCGAAGAAGACCCGCAGGACGTGCCGATCCCGATCAACGTCCTCTACGGCGAACAACTGGACGCGGCCGGCCTGCACACTCTTCAAGACATTCAACAGCGCGTGCCCGGCTTGATCGTGTCCGGTCATGATGCCCGTTACGCCGGTTTCGGCCTGCGCGGATTCGGCGCGACCGCCTACAACGATGGCCTGGAAGGCAGTGTCGGCACCTACGTCGATGGCGTCTACCAGGCGCGCCAGGGCATGGCCTTCACCGAGTTGACGGACATCGAACGCATCGAAGTGCTGCGCGGGCCCCAGGGCACCTTGTTCGGCAAGAACACCACCGCTGGCGCGCTGAACATCATCACCCGCCAACCGACGTTCCAACCCGAGGCCAACCTTGAGGCCAGCTACGGGGAGCACGGTCTGCGCGAATACCGCGGGACGATTTCCGGGGCGCTGCGCGACGACGTATTGGCCGGGCGGCTGAATGTCTTTCAGCGTTCGGTGGATGGGCAAGTGGAAAACCTGGAGGGCGGCGCCCGCCTCGGTGACGCCGACAGCCAAGGCCTGCGCGGGCAATTGCTGTGGACGCCGAACCCGGACTTCAGCGCCCGCCTGATCGCCGACTATGCCGAGCAAAACGAGGCCGGCAACGTCCTGCTGGTCAATCACTACAGCGAGCAAACGCGCAAGCGCGCCAAGTTTGTCGGCTATCCGCTGGCGGAGCCCGACCCTTACCGGCGCGAGAGCCGCATCGACGCGCCGGGGCGCCCGAAAACCCTGCAGAACGGTGTGTCACTGGAATTGAACTGGGACCTCGACGAGGCAATGCGCTTCACCAGCATCACCGCCTACCGCGACTGGGACTACCGCGCCACCCGCGACAGCGACAGCACCGCGCTGTCGGTCGCGCAGTCCGAGACCGAACTGGGGCACCGGCAGTTCAGCCAGGAATGGCGCCTGTCCGGTACCGCCGGCTCGTCCGTCGATTATGTCGCTGGGCTCTATTATTTACGTCAGCAGCTCGACCGCGAGATCGACGCCGAATTCGGCAAGGACGCTGCGCCCTGGTTCGTCGGCGACCAATTGGAGCAATTGAAGAAGCTCTATGGCATCACTTTCACCGATCCGAGGCAGGTGCCAGCCCAGCTGTTGGAAGGCGCCCGGCAACATTATGGCGGCGAGCAGAAGAGCGACAGCCGGGCGATTTTTGGTCAGGTCTCCTGGCGCCCCATCGACCCCCTCGAACTCACCGGCGGCCTACGCTACAGCCAGGAGCGCAAGGACGGCTGGGTTTCCCGCGACGTCAGCAACCTCGCCCCGCTGACGGGCCTGCCTCCGGTTTTCCAGGCGGGTGGCCAGTTACTGCGCGACATCGCCCTCGGCCGTGCTTACTACCGCGAGGACTCGATTGAAGAAGACAACGTCTCAGGCCTGCTCAGCGCCAGCTACCGTTTCAGCGATGCTGTGATGGGCTACGTCAGCTGGTCGCGCGGCTACAAGGCCGGCGGCATCAACTTCGACGTGGTCGGCCCGTTCACCGCGCCCACCTTCGAGCCGGAGCGCGCTACGTCGCTGGAACTGGGCATGAAGACGCGCTTCTGGGATGAGCGCGCGCTGCTCAACCTCGCCGTCTACCAGACCGACGTCGCCGACTACCAAGCGCTTACCTACAGCCCGCCGACGTCGCTGTTCGCGCCACCGCTGCGGGACAACCTGATCAACGTTGGCAAGGTCCGCCTGCGCGGCATCGAACTGGATTCCGCCTGGCAACTCACGTCCCAACTCACCGGACGCCTGGGCCTGGCCTGGAGCGATGCGCGCTACCGCAGCTTCCCCAACGCCCCGTGCCCACCGGCCTCGGGCCAATGGACCTGCGACCTCAGCGGCGACCGGGTCTACAACGCGCCGGAATGGAACCTCAGCAGCGGCCTCGACCACACCCATCCGCTGCCGTACGGGCTGGAAGCCTTCAGTGGCATCGACTACAGCTTTCGCACCGGCTACTACGGCACCCTTGAAGGCGGCGAAGGCAGCTATCAACCGAGCTACGGCCTCACCAACCTGCGCCTGGGGCTGCGCAGCCAGGACCGTGCCTGGGAAGTCGAAGGTTGGGTGCGCAACGCGTTCGACCGTCACTACATCACCGCCGTCTATTCACTGCTCGGCGCCGGTGACTACGGCGTCATGACCGGCAGCGAAAGAACCCTCGGCACCACCGTCAGGCTTCGTTATTGACCGAAATGAAACGGGTCGGACAAAACGCCAAACGATTACCACCGGCCTTTTTCGACAGATACATCGCCTGGTCCGCCTTGCTGATCAACGCATCGACCTCCTGACCATGCTCAGGAAAAAACGCCACCCCGATACTCGCGGCAATCTCCACCATCTGCGCACCGATCAAGATGGGCGCGTTGGCCGCCGCCAGCATCCGCTTGAGCAAAGGCTCGCAGTCTTGCACGTCCTGCAGCCCCACCAACCCAGCGACAAACTCATCGCCACCCAGCCGCGCCAACGTATCGCCCTCCCGCAACGTCGCATTGATCCGCGCCGCGACAATTTGCAACACCCGGTCCCCCCAGTCATGCCCGTAACTGTCGTTCAGCGCCTTGAACCCGTCGAGATCAATGAACGCGATAGCCACCTTATGCTGATGAATCCGCGCCTTGCCCAACGCCTGACGCATCCGCTCGGCCAACAACAACCGATTCGGCAACTGCGTGAGCGCGTCATACCGCGCGTCACGCTCCAGCAACTGAAGACGTTGCTTCACCTGCGTCATGTCGCTGAGCAGCGCCACATAGTGCTGCACGTTACCGTGACGGTCATGCACCGCACTGACGCTGATGCGTGACGCCATCTCCCGGCCATCCTTATGGTTGCTTTGAATCTCACCGGACCAATGCCCGTGGAAATCCAACGCGTTCTTCATCGGCGCATAAAAAGCCGTAAGCCGACGCACCATGCGATGGGAATTCAACTCACGGCCCTTCACCTCGTCCTGGCCGTAACCGGTGAGGCGGGTGAAAGCTTCGTTGACGCCGATGACTCGGCCGTAGGGGTCGACCAGGATGATGCCTTCGCGGGCGTGGCTGAACACGGTTGTGGCCAGTTCTGGGCACACAGTGTTGATACGACGATCCAGCGCGCCTTCGTCGCGGGTGGCCGGCCAAGTGTTGGAATCGAAGCCTTGCAGGGCCAGATAGCGGACCAGGGAAGAGAGCGTCCGGTGCAGGCGGAGCAGGGCATTCGTGGCGAGCCTGGAATTGAGGCAGAAGCTGCGAATGAAGGTGCGTAGGTTCATGGGATTTATAGGGTGCTGGCGGGTGAGGGTGGGCTAGCGAAGTGGGCATTATCGGGGTGGGGATTGGCCGGGGACTTTGCTGGAGCGGATGGGAGCTTTGCGGGAAGGGATGGAACTGAAAGATATTTATGTTGGGTCTGTCAGACGTTGGACGACCAGCCTCACGAGCCGACGTCGCCTTGCGCCATTGCCTACAACTACGCCAGAATCCGCCGGCTTGTGCGCCTTGGGTAGCGTCGGTAGTTTGGGTTCGGTCACTGCTCATCAGTGATCGGGTTTAGTCGCCCGCTTTACCTAAGGCGTATCAGGTCCCTGTCGGACAGGCTTTGCTGTTCCTGTATTGATGGTGGCTGTGCGCAGGGCGCCCTCGGGCGCGCCGGGATTCTTAGGTTCACCGGTCGACTAACCTGCGTACAGCTGCCGTCCTCTCGTTTAGTCGCGAGGTGAGGTAGCGGAGGCGCTTGCCCTCCAGGCAAGAAAGGTTTTGCGCAGTCAAGCCTTTCTTGTCCGAAAAACCACCTCTTCCTATTTTCAATTAGTTGCTGCTAGTTAAAAAA
This genomic window contains:
- a CDS encoding TonB-dependent receptor, translating into MPDRVYRLLLIASLSAWPWASVNAGQEAPGALTLDETTVTARRREEDPQDVPIPINVLYGEQLDAAGLHTLQDIQQRVPGLIVSGHDARYAGFGLRGFGATAYNDGLEGSVGTYVDGVYQARQGMAFTELTDIERIEVLRGPQGTLFGKNTTAGALNIITRQPTFQPEANLEASYGEHGLREYRGTISGALRDDVLAGRLNVFQRSVDGQVENLEGGARLGDADSQGLRGQLLWTPNPDFSARLIADYAEQNEAGNVLLVNHYSEQTRKRAKFVGYPLAEPDPYRRESRIDAPGRPKTLQNGVSLELNWDLDEAMRFTSITAYRDWDYRATRDSDSTALSVAQSETELGHRQFSQEWRLSGTAGSSVDYVAGLYYLRQQLDREIDAEFGKDAAPWFVGDQLEQLKKLYGITFTDPRQVPAQLLEGARQHYGGEQKSDSRAIFGQVSWRPIDPLELTGGLRYSQERKDGWVSRDVSNLAPLTGLPPVFQAGGQLLRDIALGRAYYREDSIEEDNVSGLLSASYRFSDAVMGYVSWSRGYKAGGINFDVVGPFTAPTFEPERATSLELGMKTRFWDERALLNLAVYQTDVADYQALTYSPPTSLFAPPLRDNLINVGKVRLRGIELDSAWQLTSQLTGRLGLAWSDARYRSFPNAPCPPASGQWTCDLSGDRVYNAPEWNLSSGLDHTHPLPYGLEAFSGIDYSFRTGYYGTLEGGEGSYQPSYGLTNLRLGLRSQDRAWEVEGWVRNAFDRHYITAVYSLLGAGDYGVMTGSERTLGTTVRLRY
- a CDS encoding sensor domain-containing diguanylate cyclase, with the translated sequence MNLRTFIRSFCLNSRLATNALLRLHRTLSSLVRYLALQGFDSNTWPATRDEGALDRRINTVCPELATTVFSHAREGIILVDPYGRVIGVNEAFTRLTGYGQDEVKGRELNSHRMVRRLTAFYAPMKNALDFHGHWSGEIQSNHKDGREMASRISVSAVHDRHGNVQHYVALLSDMTQVKQRLQLLERDARYDALTQLPNRLLLAERMRQALGKARIHQHKVAIAFIDLDGFKALNDSYGHDWGDRVLQIVAARINATLREGDTLARLGGDEFVAGLVGLQDVQDCEPLLKRMLAAANAPILIGAQMVEIAASIGVAFFPEHGQEVDALISKADQAMYLSKKAGGNRLAFCPTRFISVNNEA